The sequence ATCACTGTCAGCACTCTCCTTCTGTGTCAGACTGGACTGGGGGATGGGAAGCTGGGAACCACTGCAACTAGCTCTGACTCCAGGCCACACCTGGCACCTGGGTGTGAAAACCAAAGATCTAGGACTTAATCACCCCAGAGCTGTTTCAGAGCCAAATGATAAATACAGCAAATGACCCACTGCAGAGCCAATGAACGTCCATCCTGGCCCACAGTTTTGATCACTTCCCTGGAAACAAGACCTTTGTTTTTCATTAGgaatttttaccattttttattCCCTATGCCTTTACTCTCTGAAAATTGtacttattgttttattttatctatctGTTGTGTTTTAGCATTTTGCATGATTGTGAATATATACGTTTGTTCTCACTGTGCAGATAGGTAGATTgggtatatattttcatataatttttacaTTCATTTCAATTGCTTTCTTTACCCACTTATTATTTAGCCTCAGTTTGACTCTGTGGGGTAAACTGTATGTGAGCTTGAGTTGTTCCTATCTTACACTCACTTGTGTCCACCTTGGTTTATCCCTTCTTCCTCAACTAACAGTCAAGCTTTCCTGTTCTACTTTCTtctctttcattattttattgCCTTTAGTTATGTTCTACTCCTCTTTCTTTATAGCCACCACCTGCTACTTCTGTTTCTCCTCTGCTCATTTTTTAGATATTTCAGTCTGTCCCTTGACTTCCTACCCTATTGTCtatgcactttaaaaaaaatcgtaATTACACAATTTGATAGAATTATATAGTTTAAGTAATTCCTGATGCATTCATTCTTTTGTGATTTTAATGTGGTAGATGGCATAGTCAACACCTGCTGCTTTATGTCTGATCTAATTCTTGGTTGTTTCATGGTGTGGATGTTAAATTATGACCACACCATTCTTAgacatttattttaaatctatGCCTCAGGTGCTAAAAGTATTTCTATTCCTAGCTTCCCCTTTCTCTAAGAAGGGATGGAAAATGATTGGAACAATTCAAGTTCATGGAGTAGAGATCCTGTCGCTAAGCAATATTCAAATCTCAGCCAAATAATAGCAGTTTAAGTCTACACATAAACTAGCCCCACCTGAACTCAATAATACTTTGACATGTAGGATTGTTTTggggtcttctctctctctctctttggttagtttggctaagggtttgtgAATCTTATTTAACTTTTCAAATTCCAACTCACTGTTGGTATTTGAAAAACAGGTACCATGGAAAGGCTTCTGGTACCATTGTTAGTACCGGAGGACTTCTAGAActgataaatgaatttagcaaagtagcagaatacgaGGTCAACACTtataaatcaatagcttttctatatACTCCAAAAGTGATTCTGCTGAGAAGGAAATCGGGAAAATAGTTCCATTCATGATAACCTCAACAAAGAGATTAAAATACTCAGAAATTAATCTAACAAAGGAGTTGAAAGGTCTCTACAGTTGAAATTGTAGaaccatgaagaaaaaaattgaagaagactttagaatatggaaagacttcccatgttcatagataagcagaattaattttgtcaaaattaGTATACACATTCAAtgcaatctccatcaaaataccagtggcattcttcacagaacaaCAATAAGAACATccagttctaaaattcattttaaagatTAAGAGACTTAGAATAACCAAAACGGTCCTGAGCAAGAGGAGGGATGCTGGACACATCAGaatacctgatttcaaattatGCTACAGAACGTTAGTAACAAACACAGTACATTAGTGGTATCAAAACAAACGTGAATACTGAATGAATAGAATTGAAGACAAAAAGAAAACTTATATATATACTTACAGtcttctgatacttgacaaaggtgcaaAAAATGACTATTGCAGAAGaaatagcctttttaacaaataatGCTAGGaaacatgtagaagaatgaaatgagaTTTGTATTTTCTTATTCTGAAGAACAgccaaatcaaagtggatcaaacacTCAGGAATGAAATCAGAATATTTGCAACTTCTAGGAAAGAACAGCATGTACACTCCAACACGGCGATGCATGAATTGCCTTCCTTAATACAAacactaaagctcaagaaataaaatgaagtattaaCAAGTTGGATGGAACAAATTAAAAAGACTCAGTGCTGAAAAGTAACTGGTTAAGAGCATAAAGAGCCTACAGAGTGGGAGAGAATGTTTGCCAGCTTCTCCTCTGACAGGGGAATAATAGCCAGAattaaaaaagaactcaaagaggtCACCACTAAAACAGATAACCCAACCAACAGAAGGGTCAAAGAACTCAACAGACATTTCTCTAAGGaacagatgtaaaaaaaaaaaaatgtgaaaaaattttgctatcTCTAGCAATCGGGGAAATGCAAAATAAACCCACATTAAAATGTCATCTCCACTACAATCATAATGACAATTATCAGGAATATAAGTTGGGGATTTGGAGAAAAATCACACTCATTTACTGTTATTGGGACTTCAAATTAGTgaaaccactgtggaaagcagtggGGAGATTCCTCACAATACTAGGAACAAAACCACCATGAGACCTAGCTATGCCACTGCTCAGGATTCCTCCAAAGAACTGAACTCAGCATACTGCAGCAATGcagccacatgaatgtttataatGGCACAATTGACAATAGCTGAGTTATAGAACTCATCCAGGTGCCTGCCCATTAATAAAAGAATGGATTAACACAATGCAGTAATATAAACAATGAAGTTTTACTCaagccataaagaataatgaaatcatggcattttccaaataaatggatggaagtgAGGAACATCATGCCAGACTTAGCAGATCAAGGATCAAATGTTGTCTCACATATGCAGAAACTAGAACAAAATAGGTGTAAAAGGAGAGGAATGGATATCATAGAATAAAGATCAGAGGAATTTAAGAAAGATTTGAGTCGGAGGGATGGATGGGGAAAGGGAGGAAATgcagaataaatttaacaaaatcacattatattatataaatataccacagggaatGATTTTTCTGTATATGTAGAAAGCACcaatcaaaaactttaaaatgaataaaataaaaactggtagagGAATTAAAATAAGggaggaaagaggaaagaaaaggggagatgcactggggactgaaatagACTAAAATAGAATTCCAGAATGTATGATTTTTGTAAAAATGAACCCaaacattatttaaaattatCATGCATTGATAGaagaataacattttaaaaacttaaagtttaaaataaagtaAACAGATCTTTTAAAGTGTGTGGGGTACAATTCTTTGTCCCAACAGCAGTAATAATAGTCATAAAAAGAAGCCACATCTGGCCCTGAAGGGGAGGACTCTAAGTCACCCTGAGGTCCTGCACTTCTGTGCACACTGGCAATAGTGGCAATGGGGCCCTTGAAGTGTGTATGATCCAGGTTGCTGTTTGCTGTGAGTGGGAAATACAACATGTTGACagtttaaaatgaaaacaaactatGCAAGCACAGTAATAATTGTATGTCAAATATATAGATATTATAACATTACCcatcaatataaataatattaaactgGTAGTAGTATATTTACAAACAAAATATACCACTTATAATACAATAGAACACAATGTAGAATTTTAATTAATTGTTAATAAAATTAACTAATGTtttcttcagtgaaataaataaattaataattgtGATAACTGTATATAATTATCTATTAAATTAATATTGCTTTTAAATATATAACTAGAAATTCTTAAATgatatatttctatatacatcTATATATTTCTGTATACATCTATAGGTCAGCACTGTCCTAGAGAGTTCCAGTGTGCATGGAGAGAAGCCATACAGAGGAGAAGGGATGGCCATGCTCACTTTTTCCTGGGGGAGAACATCCCACACACTCTTCTCATGGCCCCCAGCACCtccttgttcctcaggctgtagatgatGGGATTGAACATGGGGGTGAGGATGGTGTAGAAGACTGCAAGGATCTTATCCTCTGCTGGGGAGCGGAGACTCCTGGGCCGGAGATAAGTGTAGACAAAAGGAGCATAGTAAAATGTCACCACAGTTAAATGTGTGGAGCACGTGGTGAAGGCCTTTTTTCTCCCCTCTTTTGAGCGCATGTGGAAGACAGCAAAAAGGACCCGTCCATAGGAGGCCGTGATGccaaggaaaggaaggaggagaaaCAGGCTTGTGCTCACAAACACCATGTACTCATAGTCCCAGGTGTCCACACAGGCCAGGGGCAACATGGCAGGGACATCGCAGAAGAAATGATTGATGGCCCTGGACCTGCAGTAAGGAAGATGAAGGGCATAGACAGTGTGTGCCAGGGAGTTGATGGAGCCCAGTGTCCAGGACCCCAGGATCATTTTCCCACACTTCATTTTACTCATGCGAATGGGGTAGTGGAGGGGGTGGCAGATGGCCACaaagcggtcataggccatggaGGCCAGGAGTAAGCCTTCAGAACATGCCATGGTAAGGAAGAAGAAGCTTTGCACACCACAGCCCAGGAAGGAGATGCTCTTCTGGCCAGAGAGAAAGTTGATGGCCATCTTGGGGACCTTGGAGGAGATGTACATCAGGTCCATGAGGGAGAGCTGGCTGAGGAgaaagtacatgggggtgtggagcCGGGGGTCCAAGAAGATGAGGGCAGTCATCCCTGAGTTCCCCAAACAGGCAAGAACAAACACAGAGATGATCAGGAGCAAGAGAAGTAGGCCTTTCTGATTCGGGGGAAACAATCCCAACAAAATAAAGTCATCTGAAGTTTGGTTCCATTTCTCCATTAAAACCTACTGCTTTAAATtccttgaaagaaaataaaaaacaaatgctaagcAATAAGCATAACATGAAACTAGAAGGAAGAATAAGAAGGAATTGACTTTATTCATAATTTATTTTCCTCCAACACCATAgcttttgttttattgattttaagaCCTGAATAGAATGTTCCTGCCCCAGTTCTCTCTGTATCCATCTCAGCACATCCTGGACACATACATGGTCTTGGAATACAAATCTATACCAGGCACAGGAAACCCAGTGAGGTAGCTGGAGCCTTTTTGCCTGCTGACTCCCAGCAGGAACATTCCTAGGACTATGCACCAGGCTCAGCTCTGGAGGAAGCCAGCATCCTGCTTTCCCAGCTCCCCAACTCAGCACTCAGGTTCACCACAGACATGGCCTGTGGGGTGCAGAAGTGCCCTGTGTGCTTGAGTCTGCATCTTCAGTGACCTCGCCTCCTCCACACTTTTAGTGCCTGCTCTCCCCTTCCCACTGGCACCGCTGCAGCGAGTAAGCCAGGGTCTTCTCCCAGAGCTGTGATGCTCACCTCCTAAACAGAAGATGCTTGGGTGGTCCTAGAAGTGGGTCATCATTCAAAAGCATCTTTCTTAAGTTGTAAAGGTATCGTGAGTCCCTTAAGATCCACCCTAGTTATAATGCATTGCTTTTACATTTTCTCCTAGTaagttttccattttctaaagccctaaaaaatgaaaatcaagcacacagattttcataaaaattttcctttctttgagtaagcaaattaaaatgataaaaatgacaGATTTAACAATATGCAATGTTTTCATTCTGTCTGACATGGTGGCATGCTAGAACTCACAACATAATGGAAACATACATAGATATGGAAAAATTAAATACACCATCAGACATTCCTTCTGTCTATGTAGAAATCTTTGATAAGTGATAATTTGTATGAACTCTTTTTCAGATTACTTAATTGATTAGAATCTGCCCACAGCCCAAATTTCATGAATTTATGCACTAATGtcttcattttctaaatataaaaagaagATGTGAAGAATAACATTTTCAAGTACATTTAGGCCTTGGACCAAACTTTGAACCTCAGCCTTCTTCCAAATGCTAATATCAAATTTAGCAATTGTTGGGTAATTGTTTTCTCTGTCTACAAAAATATTGTTCAATATaacttttgcttttattttgttgCTCAAAGAAATCATGCCCAATTCCTGTATTCAGTCTAGGTGAGGCAGATGGACCTTGGAGAGaatgtttctttcttcctttcctgcaGTTTAACTTCCTAAGGCACAGACGGGAGGTACTGCTGAGGAGCAGTTCACCTTGGGAGACACCTAAGCACAGGCAGCTTCCTGACTTCAGCTTACATGTGTGTCCTTGCCCTCCGCAGGCTTGATTGTGTAGGGGAAGTAAAACAAAAACCATGTATCAATCCTACGGAGAATTCGTAAAGAAAAAAACATGGAAATTTCTGTTCTTAGatctttttcttgatttttgttGCCCAGACCCTTTCTGTGAATGG is a genomic window of Callospermophilus lateralis isolate mCalLat2 chromosome 5, mCalLat2.hap1, whole genome shotgun sequence containing:
- the LOC143641669 gene encoding olfactory receptor 2L13-like, coding for MEKWNQTSDDFILLGLFPPNQKGLLLLLLIISVFVLACLGNSGMTALIFLDPRLHTPMYFLLSQLSLMDLMYISSKVPKMAINFLSGQKSISFLGCGVQSFFFLTMACSEGLLLASMAYDRFVAICHPLHYPIRMSKMKCGKMILGSWTLGSINSLAHTVYALHLPYCRSRAINHFFCDVPAMLPLACVDTWDYEYMVFVSTSLFLLLPFLGITASYGRVLFAVFHMRSKEGRKKAFTTCSTHLTVVTFYYAPFVYTYLRPRSLRSPAEDKILAVFYTILTPMFNPIIYSLRNKEVLGAMRRVCGMFSPRKK